The sequence below is a genomic window from Sorangiineae bacterium MSr12523.
TCGTGCCGGCGCGCTGCACTTGCGTAGCTCTCGTTCGGGTCCCGCACGGCGGAGTTCTCGTCGGCCGCGCTCAATTCCGAGTTGGACTCACCGATGGTTTCATTGGAACCCGACTCCGAGTCCAAATCCGATGCTTGCCCACAAGCTGCGACGAAAAACGAAGTTGCAATGAATGCCACGACCTTGGTGCGCATGTTGGCTCCTAATTCCAGAGGATCACCTCGACGAAAGGTTTGCTGCGGCGTGGGCGCGCCGTTTATCGCAAGCCTCACGCCAAAACGGAAGCGCGGATTTCCAATCTTCGTGGTGCGACAATCGCGTCGCAGGGCTCTTTGTGTCGCACGCATGGCCCGTACGCGTTCCCGTTCCCGATGAAGCCAGCGGGAACGCGTACGGGAGGTGCGATCTACACGCTACAGCGATCCTATCTGCTGCTTGATCCAGCTGACATTCGCCGCGATGCCCGTATAGAGCGTGGTCGTGGCGCATTCGCCGTCGTTGTCGCCCGGACCGTGTGTCTCACCCACGAGGGTCCAGTTGCCGCTGGAACCGGTGATGGCCGGGCCTCCGGAGTCGCCGTGGCAGGCGGAGTGCGTCGCGTCGCCGGAGATGCACACGTCGTTGGCGGTGCCGCCGCCCTCGTAGCAGTCGCTCGGGCGAAGCACGGTCAGATCGATCTCTTGCAACGTCGTCGCGTTGCGGCAGGAGGGCCAGCTCATGCAACCAAAGCCCAGAAGCCTGCCTCGGATGCCGGGGGTGGGCGCCGTTTCGGCCATTTTGATGGGCGTCTTCGTCGACGCACGCGAAAGATGCATCAACGTGAGATCCGTCCCGCGTCGATTGATGCGGCGGTCGATCGAAATGACCTCGCCTCCGGAGCCCTTTTGCGTGGAACCAATGCGTCCCGATGACGCGGAGCCGCAGTGCGTCGCCGTGACGATCCATTGTGGCGCCACGAGGCTGCCCCCGCAGCCGTTGGAGAGGGCCACCATGAACGGGTACACCTCGGTGGCATTGCGCCCGCCGATGATTGGATCGCTGGACGACGCGGTGTCGGGCTCCGTGACCTCGTCGGCGCTGGTCGCGCACGCGAGCGGCGAACATGCCAACAGTAGAAGCGATGCATATGCAACCAGATTGCGACGCTGTTTCGGCTGAGCTGCGAGCTTCATGGCGGAAACCTCCAGAGAAGAGGAGCGCGGCGAAA
It includes:
- a CDS encoding trypsin-like serine protease translates to MKLAAQPKQRRNLVAYASLLLLACSPLACATSADEVTEPDTASSSDPIIGGRNATEVYPFMVALSNGCGGSLVAPQWIVTATHCGSASSGRIGSTQKGSGGEVISIDRRINRRGTDLTLMHLSRASTKTPIKMAETAPTPGIRGRLLGFGCMSWPSCRNATTLQEIDLTVLRPSDCYEGGGTANDVCISGDATHSACHGDSGGPAITGSSGNWTLVGETHGPGDNDGECATTTLYTGIAANVSWIKQQIGSL